The DNA region TCCCCGTGAACGCAGGAACCTCCGGCAGGGCCAGCCGCTCACCAGGCCAGCGCGGCCCCTCGTCCGCCTTCGCCCCGTCAGCGATCGGGCGCCAGTACTTGTGGTCGAAGTTCGCCGACCGCAAGTTGCCCCCGCTGATCGACGGGAACACCCACCGGGAGTCATGCTCCTTCAGGAGCCGCTCCAGCATCTCGGCGAGGAACGGGGGCACCACCAGAGTCCTGAGCGACTCGTACTTCGGCGGGAAGAACTGCAACCCGCCGCCTTCGTACTGGACTTGGCGCTCCACCCGTATGGCAGGCATCAGTCCTTCGCCCTTGCCGTACCGCCCCACGTCCTCGGCGTAGCGTTCGGCCTCGTCAGGATCGACCCGCAGGTCCGACCCGGGCCAGGCCGGGTAGCAGTACTCCCGGGTGAGGCCGTACAGCTCCGCCGGCCGCATGCCCGTCGCTGCCATCGTCCACATGAAGACGTACCCGGCCGGCCCGAACACCGCGTGTGCGTTCCGCGCGAGGGCTTCGACGGCCGCGGGGGTCATGTCTTTCTTCCGCTCGCGCTTCTTCTTCGTGTACTTCCCGCGGCGGCGGTGGCGTTCCACCGGTGATGTCTTGCGGAGTTCGGCGTTGACGGCGTCGTCCATCGCCATGCTGAAGACGTTCAGTACGGCCTTGCGGCTATTCTCGCTCGGCAACACAGTCTTGAGGTGCTTCTTGAACGCCCGGTGATCCATGATGCCGATCTCGCCGACGGTGCGCCGCGCGAAGTAGGGCTTGATGTGCACGCGGATCACGGACTCATAGTTGACCATCGAGCGATGCGCCAGGTCGAGCGATCCGTACCAGGCGTCCAGCCAATCGGACATGGGGATCGCCCCGTCGCGGTTCGTGATGTTGACGCCGTGCCGGACCTCGTACTCCATGTCCATGCCGTACTGGAGCGCTACGTCCTCGTCAGTGAAGCCGCCCTTGGACTCGTGGCGCTTGCGGCCGTTGGCCAGGTACTCGCCTGTCCACCACTTGACCCGGCACGTGCCCCCGCGCCACTCAACATGCGGCATGACGCCTCCCTGAACGCGCGTGATGCCCGGCTAGCGCCCCCGCTGCCGGACCCTCACGCCAGACTGCTCTTCAATCCGGCTTGCCTATCAGGCAGTTACCGCATTTCGAACAGTCCCCTCCTTCGCGCTGAACCAGCTCTCGCATGACCGACCTGACTGCAGGATCGTGCTCGAACCGGGGCGCTGCTACACAGACGATTCTCTCAGCTGTACGGCCGACCCATCCGAGGAAGTTCGGGCCGTAGTCGCCTATCACAAGATCGCCGCGCATCACCATGGTTCCCCCTTCCGGGAACGGGAGAACCCCCCAAGGTGTGAGCACGACTTTGCCACGGCCAGGGCCGTTTGGGACCAGGTGGGACCAGAGTGACTGTGCTTAGTTTCGCAACAAAGTCCTTAACCCGAAAAGGTTGTAGGCCGAATGGGTGAATCCTGCGTCAGATGACGCCGGCCTTCTTGAGGTCCTCGACAATGCGCGCGCTCAGTGCGCGGATCTCGGAGGCGGACAGATCCGTCACGCCGATCGATGCGCTCTCCACCACACGCTGCACGGTGAGGTCGCGCTCGGTCGCGTCGGCGATCGTTACCCCTGAGGCGGAGCCAGACTCCTCGGCGGGCACCGGGTCGCCGCCATCGCCGACGGCCTCACAGGTGCCCGTGGCCCAGCCCAGTACGCGGTCGATCTTTGCGTAGTTGAGTGCGCGAACGGGCTTGGCTTCTTCGACGCGCTGCCAGGTGTCCTTGGACATACCGACCTCGTCGGCTGCCTTCTTGCGGGCAAGGCCGAGCTGGAGGCGGCGGGCCTTGACGGCCTGCGCTAGGCGAGTGAGGTCGCGGGGCGGCATGACCCCATCTTGGCAGGGCCAGGCGGGGCCAGCCAGGACCGGGCCGCAGTCCGGCCGATTCACTGGCGTGCGCGTGACGTGCAGGAACACGCCGGTTGGTGCCCCCGCGCCCCCATGTGGTCGATCTAGGTCTAGCTAGAGGCTAACTAGGGCTGGACATGAAGGCTAACTAGGGCTACTTTCTGGGTATGCGCCAACCCCAACCCACCTTCGAAGTGGACGGGGCGGTAATCCGCCACCGCCGCATGCAGATGGGCCTCGAAATGTCCGAGCTGGCCGAACGCGCGGACATAAGTCGGCGCTACCTCAGTCACCTCGAAAACGGCACTCGCACCCACATGAGACCCCGGCGATACACGGCCCTCTGCAAGGCGCTGAACGCCGACACCGAAGCCCTCCTCGCCCCACAGAGGACCCACACACCCAAGGAGTGACATGCCCGGCGACAAGTACGAGAAGTACGGCCGCCCCATCCCCCCAGCGGACCCGAACCAGGAGTACATGACCGTCCAGGAGACGGCTCACGTCCTGTCCTGCTCGGTGTCCTGGCTCCGCAGGTTCCTGAAGGAGCACCCGAAGATGCATGCCCGGCAGGGCCGGCGCATCGTCACGAACCGCGCCGACCGGGACGCGATCTACGCCGCGAACCGTATGGGCGGCACCGCGCACCGGGGCAGCAAGCGCCGCACCCGCAGGGCCCGGCCGGCTCGGTCCACCTCGCAGGTCCAGGCCGCTGCCTGACCGCAGCAAAAGAGGCCGCCCCGTAACCGCGAAGCCCGGGACGACCTCAGATCCACCACACCATCCGCGAGAACAGAGAGGTGGACCGATGTCCATCATTCCATCCGCAGCCCCGAACAACACCAGCCCCACCGATCGCGCCGCCGCCCACTTCGCGGCCGACTTCGCCGAGGCCACGATCAAGTCGCGACGCGAGGACGGCCTGTACCGCCACGTCGAGTTCGCCGCCCCGAAGACCATGAGCCGCCTGATCCTGGTGACCTGGCCGTACAACCTGCTGGTCGCCGGCTCGCACGGCTCGTACCACTTCGAGCGGTTCGGCGACGACACCGAGGACATGTTCGCCTGGCTGCGCGGCATCCGCGTAGATCCGGACCGTTGGGCGAGCAAGCTCGTGAACGGCGCCGACTCGGTGCGCGAGTACGACCGCGACCGCATGGAAGCCCAGATCAAGGAGCGGGTCACCGAGGCCGTCGAAGACGCCTGGGCGCCGGACGGCCTAGAGGCCGCTGTCCGCATCGAGATCCTCAACAACCATCTTCTCGGCAGCAGGGACACCGCCTTCCAGCTGGTCAGTGAGTTCGAGCACGGCGTGAAGTACGAGGCGAAGTGCACCTGCGGCACCAAGGTCGAGCGGGACTCCTACGGCTCGGCGCTGACGTGGCGGTCCATCGATCACAACCTGGGTGACGACCACGACGTCGACATCCGGCAGACGGCCGGCTTCGACTTCGACGACCTCAGCGAGTGGTCCGTCGACAGGGTCAGCTACCACTTCGCCTACCAGTGCCACGCCGCCAGTTGGGCCATCGCCCAGTACGACGCCGCCCCGAAGGCGGTGGCGGCATGAGCGCCCCGATGACGCCGGACGCTGCGCTGATCCGACTGCGGCAGTACGGCGAGCGCACGTCGACATGGTCGACTGCCACGCACAACGACGGTACGGAGAAGGCACTCCACGGAATCGCGCTGACGCTGGCGGCCGAGCTGGAGCAGTACAGGGCAATGGAGTTGGGCACGGCCGAGGGGCGCGTATCCGCGAAGTGCGAGCACGCTGAGCACCCGGTGTGGCTGCGGGACCTGGATGACGTTCGGGGGTGCCCATGGTGCGAACTGGACCGTGTCCGCGCCGAACTGGCCGCCCTGCCGGCCCCGGTCGTGGAGACCGCCTTCCGTGATGCCCTCGGCAACGTCTGGCCCGTGGGCCACTTCCCCGCCGAGACCGAGGCGCGCGTCCTTGAGACGACGCCGACCATCCAGCGCACCGTCCGGACCAGCGAGTGGACCGAGGTGACGTCATGAGCGCCACCGACCTGGTCCGCCTGGACGTGCCGACCACCGACTGGGCGGCCGTCGCCGACGAGCTGACCGCGCTGAAGGCCGAGCGCCTGGCCGCCGGCCTGGCCGCCGAGTACCGGCACCTCCTCTACGACGCCGACCCCGGCAGCACCGTCCCGCCGCTCGTCGACCTCCACCACCACAAGACCCGCAGGAGGGCGCGATGACCCCCTACTCGCACGACGGCGTCACCTTCGACCTGGACATCCCGCACGCCGATGTCATCGGTGTCGAGTGGATCTGGACGGGTGACTGGGCGGATGGCGAGCCGCTGCTGCGGTGCCGTTCGGACCGGTCCGACTGCCAGACCGCCCAGCCGCTGCCGACGGTGTACCGCGACCACGGCCCCCTGATTCCGATCTCCCGCCCGACGGCCGGCCAGTACCGGGCCGCGGTCGACCCGGACTACGCCGACACGGTCGCGGCCAGGTACGTCGAGACACCGGCCGCGTTCGGTGCGCGCCTCGCCACCCAGACCATCCCGCAGGCGCCCGGCCGGGTCCTTGCACCCAGCCCGATGGAGCAGACCGGGTTCCGCGCCTTCATCCACAGCCTCAAGGGGGCCCGCAATGCCTGAGCCGACCGACCGCGTTGCCGAGTTGGAGGCGGAGCTAGCGAAGTACGTCGGCAAGGAGCCGACCATCGCCGACGAGACGGCCCACCTCCAGCGGTGCCTGAACGCCGTGTACGAGCTGTGCGACGAGACGGCCGCACAGTCCACCCGGTGGGAGCACCCGCTGCCCGTACCCGAGTGGGTGGCCGCCGTCCGCCAAGCCGCCGACGGGCAGCGCCCTGAGAACGCGGACGACAACCGGCGCCGGATCTACGTCGACGGCAAGGGCAACGGGTGGATCTCCACCTGTGTCGAGGACGGCATCGAGCACGTCGTGCCCATCCAGCCCGCCGCCTGGGTCGACGAGTCGATCGAGGAGATCGCGGCCGAGAACGACGGCCTTCACGAGATCGGCCGGTGCTGGTGATGCCCCCGGAGCGGTTCGAGGAGATCACCCGCCTCACCGCCGCCCCCGGTATCAGCCGCGAGCACCGGGACGCCCTGATCGACCTCATCCAGGACCGGGCCCAGCTCCTCGCCGAACAGCAGGAGTTGGCCGCCGAGCTCGCCGGATGGACCGGGGCGCTCACCTGACCCGCCGGGCCGGCCGTGACCCGACCGGCTGGCCCGGCGCCCAACGCAGAAGCCCCGCCGAGGACAAGTCGGCGGGGACCCCACCAGCATCCCAGGAGACACGCATGTCCGTCACCATCAACGCCCATCAGCTCGGCCGTCTCATCGACAAGGTCCGCGGCCACATCGGCGACGAGTACGTCGAGGTGCTGCACGGCATCCGCCTCGACGTCGACGCCACCGATCTGCACGCCGTCGCCACCGACCGGTTCACCATCGCCGCTGCCCGCTACCGGCTCAATGACGACGACAAGAACGGTGAGGCGTTCGCCCGCACCATCCCGGCCTCCTGGCTGAAGCCGCTGCGTGAGTGGCTCGACGCTCAGGAGGGGAACCTCACAGTCACGATCGGCACCGAGACCAGCCGGCTCGTATTCGCCACCCCGCACGCCGAGATGCGGGTTCCCGTGAGCGACAGCCTGGAGTACCCCGACTGGCGGAGTCTGCTGCGAGGCGTGGCGGCGAATATCCCCACCATCTACGCGCTCCCCATCGTGGACTCCAGGATGCTCGCCCGCTGGGCTGACGCCGGAGACGCTCTTCGAGTCCGTGTCACCACGGACCTCAAGGCGTTCATGGTGTTCGGCAAGGACTTCATCGGAGCTCAGGCGCCGAAGCGCTACACGGGAGTCGGCCCGTGCGAAGACGAGACGTTCGAGCAGGCGCTCGGGCTCTGGCCGAGCATCTTCGCGGACAGCGATGAGGTCGCCGACATGGATGCGGACATGCCCGTCGAGGAGAAGCCCCGCTACGAGGCCGCGTCCACCATCCCCGACATGGTGGAGTCCCTGCTTCAGCAGACACTCCGGTCGACCAGCGACCTGCTTGGCGCACCCAGCAAGGACGCCGGGGCTATCGCTTCCTACGCCACCGCCGGGGTGAATGCCTGGTCCGCGTACCGATTCCTCGCTGCCCTCCACCAGGCCGATCCCCGGCTCGCCGCGCAGACCGTCGCCGAGCTGGGTGAGGAACTGGACGCGGGCGACTTCGGCGAGAACGCGTGGGACATCGCCAAGGCGGCCGGACACGACCCGCAGAAGTGGTCCGACGACTACGAGGCGCACCTCAAGAAGCTCGCCGAGAAGCGGGCCACCAAGCAGAACGCCGCCTGACCATCCCACCAGACGCGGCGTCGAGCCCCGAACTCTGCCGCCGGGCCCGCCCCGACCTCCCCGCACGGGGCGGGCCCTACATCCGAAAGGCACGACATGCCCGCCATCCGCATGGGCCGCTGGCAGATCGAACTCCACCAGCGCGCCATCCACATCACCCGGGAGCCCGACCCGAACTGCCCCGACTGCTCTGGCAGCGGTGGCGGCTGGCTGCCCCACGGCTTCGGCGCCGACTGGGACGAGTGCCTGTGCCTCGACCAGCTCCGCGCATGGTCCATCCCGGTCTGGTTCCGCAACCGCCGCCAGTACATCGAGGAGCCGTTCTGATGACTGCCTTCAACCCACCGACTGGCGTCCTCCTCGGCTGCTACATCCCCGGAACGAAAGCTTGGAACGAGGCCCGCGCCGGTCTGTGCATCACTGCCACCGAGATCGCCGCGGTCACGGGCCTGTCGCCGTGGGCCAGCCGATTCAGCCTCTGGCACAAGAAGGCCGGACTGCCCACCCCGCCGTTCGAGACCAACCCGGCTGTGGAGTGGGGCAACCGACTCGAGGACGCCGTCGCCCAGAAGTTCGCCGACGAGCACCCCGAGCTTGAGCTCCGCACCACCGGTACGTGGCGGCACCGCGACCGTGACTGGCAGCGCGCCACCCCGGACCGCATCGCCCAGGACCGGCTTGTCGAGGTCAAGACGTCCCCGTTCGGCGACGGATGGGGTCCGGCTGGCAGCGACGAGATCCCGATCTACTACCGCTGTCAGGTGCAGTGGCAGCTCGACACCCTCGGTCTGGACGTCTGCCACGTGGCGCTGCTGGTCTCCGGCCACGACTACCGCGAGTACGTCATCGAGTACGACGAGACCGACGCGAAGGTCATGCGCGACGCGGCCGAGGAGTTCCTCAACGACGTCCGCCAGGGCAACCGCCCGTCGATCGACGGGACTGAGGCCACTTACCAGACCATCCGCGTCCAGCCCACCGGCCGTGAAGACGTCGACGTCGAGATCAGCGCCGAGTGCGCCGCGGACTACGACATCGCCCAGCAGGCCTACCGAGCCGCCGACACCGAACTCACCCGCGCCCGCGGTCAGATCCTCGACGCCATCGGCACCGGCTACCGCGCAGTCCATGGCGACCGCCGCATCGCCTACCGAACCGTCAAGGACGACGGCACCACCCTCGCCCTCCAGCCCTACAGGGGAACCCACGCATGAGTCAGATCAGCAACGCCATCGCCCAGCGCGACGAAGGCAACCTCGTCCAGCAGTACCGGGCAGACTTCACCCAGGTACTCCCGTCCCACATCAAGCCCGACCAGTGGGTTCGGGTCGCCACCGGACTGCTCCGCCGCAACCCGGACCTCGCCAGGGCCGCGCAGCGCAACCCCGGCTCCTTCCTCGCCGCCATGCTCGACTGCGCCCGCCTCGGCCTGGAGCCCGGTGACACCTACCACCTCGTCCCCATGGGCGGCGAGATCACTGGGATCACCGACTACACCGGCCTCGTCGAGCTGATGTACCGCAGCGGCGCTATCTCCACCGTCATCTCCCAGGTCGTCTACGCCGGCGACGACTTCCAGTGGGAGCCCGGCATCACCGAGCGCCCGCAGCACAAGGCGAACTGGTTCGGCGACCGCGGCGACATGGTCGGCGCCTACGCCTACGCCGTCTTCAAGGACGGCGCCACCTCGGACGTCGTCGTCCGCAGCCGCGCCGAGATCGAGAAGGTCCGCGCAGTCTCCAAGACCGCCAAGTCCGGTGCCTCGCCGTGGAACCAGTGGCCCGACCGAATGTGGAAGAAGACGGTCCTGCGCGAGCTGGCCAAGACCGTGCCCACCTCTGCCGAGTACCGGACGCTCCAGGCCCAGGCTGCGCGCACCGCACAGGCCGCGCCCGTACTGGCGCCGCTGCCCGCCGTACCGCCTGCTCCGCAGCAGGACTACGACGAAGGCCCCATCGACGCCGAGTTCGTCGACGAGCCGTAACCCACCCCACTGTCGGGGCCGCCCGCGGGCAATGCGGGCGGCCCCACCAGAAGGAGACCACACCATGACCCGTCGCCTCACCGTCGCCGAGCGCCACGCCGCCGCCGAGAAGGACTTCCGCCTCGAGGAGATAGTCGGCCGGTCCAGCTGGGACCAGTTCCTCGTCGAGCAGGCCGTGTTCGCGTTCGGGCTCGCCAACGAGACCTTCGACTGCAACATGCTTCGCGACGTCCTCCCCGAGATGGGGCACGGCTTCCTCGGCGCCGCCATCAACTCGCTGCGCACCGGCGGGATCATCACCCACACCGGCCGGTCCGTCCCCTCCACCTCGCCCGCCACCCACGGACACCGCCTGGCCGTCTGGACCCTCACCGGCAAGGGGCGCGCTATTGCCGCCGAGCGGACCGCCCGAGCGCAGGGGAGGGCCGCCGCATGACCGCCGCACCCCGGCCGCTGCCGCCGCACGGCAGCGAAGGACGGTACAAAGGGACACAGCTCCGCCCCGGATGCCGCTGCACCGTGTGTGTCCGCGGCAACCGGCTCGCCGGGATCCGCCGGGAACGCGTCCGCCTTGCCGGGCAAAGCAACCTCATCCCAGTTGAAGTACTCGCGGCCCACATCGCCACCCTCTCCAGGAGCGGCATGAGCCAGGGCGCCATCGGTCGAGCCGCCGACGTCTCCCAGACCACAATCAGCTACATCGTCAACGGCAAGCTCCGCTCCTGCCAGCGGTCAAAGGGCGAGCGCATCCTTGCCGTTCGGCCCGGCACCCGGGACGACATCTCCGATCAGCCGGTTCTGGCCTCGGCGCGCCGCCTTCAGGCCCTGTACGCCATCGGGCACGGCCAGTTGGCCATCTCCAGCATGAGCGACATCAACCACAGCACCGTCAGCCACGTCGTCAACGGCCGGTACAAGACGGTCAACGGCGCCTTCGCTGCCCGAGTGCGCGCCGTGTACAGCCAACTGTCACGGACCCCCGGCACCAGCGAGAAGGCCCGACAGAGGGCTGCACGGGAAGGCTGGGCTCCCCCGGCCGCCTGGGACGACGACACGATCGACGACCCGGCAGCAGTCGCGGACTGGACTGGGGCGTGCGGTACGGACCGCGGCTGGTGGATGCACACCCTGCAGAAGCTCCCCATGTGTGAGCCCTGCCGGACAGCCCACGACGAGTGGAAGGCCGAGCATCGGGGCCTGCCGCGCGGCGAGTTCCAGATTGCCCTCATGGCGTCCCGCGCCAGTGCCTCCAGTCGCGGCATCGACATCGCCACCGACGCCCGCGAGCTGATGCGCCTCGGCTGCGACTACGAACAGGCCGCGGCGCGCCTCGGCGTCACCCGCCAGCACCTCCACCAAGAACTCAAGCGCCACCCCGAGACGGCCCAGGCCGCCTGAACGCACGACAAAGCCCCGCAGCGACGCGGGGCAGGAAGGGAGGAGACGTGACGTCAGTCCGAGTCGGCGGCCGGCTTGCGGCGCTTGATCGTGATGCGCTTCCTCGCTGGCAGGCCTTGAGCCTTGCGCCAGGCGTTGACTCGCGCATAGGCGTGACGGCGCAGGTCGTCGCCGCGAGAGGTCCCCTCCTCGTCGCACAGCTGCCCGTACTCGGCCCAGACCTCTTCTTCGATCCGGACCATGCGGCCGGGCGTCCCCTTCGTCGTCATGTCGACAGAGTAGCTGACCGTCTTCTGTCTACACACCCTGTGACTCCGAAATCATCTTCGGGTGTACTGACAGTGCCTACACACCCTGCGCTACAGTCGAACCACGCCGAGAGGCCCGCCGACGCGAAATCCGGCGACCGCATGGGCCTGGTTCCGTGCGCCTCGATCCACCAGACACGCCACGCGAAGGGCACCCCCTAATGGCTCTCACGAATCTCCGCACTCTCGATGGAGACACCACCGACGGCTTCGCCGGAGCGGGTGGCTCGTCCGAGGGGGCGCGGCAAGCCGGGATCACCGTCCGGACCGCGCTCAACCACTGGCGCCTCGCCGTCGACGTCCACCAGGCCAACCACCCCGATACCGCGCACGACTGCGCCGACATCTCGCAGGTCGACCCGCGGCGCTACCCGACCACCACGTTCGCCTGGTTCTCCCCGTCCTGCACCAACCACTCAATCGCCCAGGGCAAGAAGCGCCACCAAGACGCCACCCCCGACCTGTTCGGCGAGATCCTTCCCGACGACGCCGCGGAACGCTCCCGAGCCACCATGTGGGACGTCGTCCGCTTCGCCGAGTTCCACGAGTACCGGGCGATCATCGTCGAGAACGTCGTCGACGCCCGCGAGTGGATTCTCTGGCCCGCCTGGATCGCAGGCATGCAGGCCCTCGGCTACCAGTTCAAGCTCGTGTGCCTCAACTCGATGCACGCCACCGCGCTCGGACCCGGCGCTCCCCAGTCCCGCGACCGCATGTACGTCGTCCTGTGGCGCAACGGCGAGACGCGGCCCGACTTCGACAAGTGGCTGCGCCCCATGGCGCACTGCACCCAGTGCGACCGCACCGTGCGAGCCGTCCAGGCATGGAAGAACCCCCGCCGTACCTACGGCAAGTACAAGACCCAGTACGTATGGCGGTGCCCCACCGTCCGGTGCCACGCCGAAGTGTTCCCCGCAGTCCGGCCGGCGACCGACGCCATCGACTGGACGCTGCCCGCCACCCGGATCGGCGACCGCATCCGGCCGCTCGCCGAGAAGACGATGAAGCGGATCCGTGACGGCTTCACCGCCTACGGTGTCCCGCTCCTGGTGCCCGTCGAGGGGCGCGAGGGGAAGGTCGCACGGTCGGCGAACCTGCCGATGCGGACCTGCACCGCGCGCAACGAAACCGGGCTCGCGGTCCCGCCGTACATCGTCGAGCTCCGCGGCGGCGGGTCCACCCACCGCCTCGCCTCGCAGCCCCTCGCCACGGTGTGCGCGTCCGGTAACCACCACGGGCTGCTTCCGGGCGGTGAGGTCACGGACGTTGACGACCTCGGGTTCCGGATGCTCGCACCCGCCGAGTACGCCGCGGCCATGGAGTTTCCCGGCAACTACATCTGGCTCGGCAACAAGCGGGAGCGAGTCCGAATGGCGGGGAACGCCGTGACGCCGCCCGCCGCCCGCGACCTGTTCGCCATGGTCGCCGAGGCCATCCTCGGCACCCGCTACGAGCCGCTGAGCCTCGCCGCATGACCGCCATCCGGTCCTGACGCCCCACCCGCCCACGCTGTTGAAAGAAGCTGTCGATGCCCTGGTTCAAGGTCGATGACTCAGCGCACTCCCACCCGAAGTTCATCCGGGCCGGGAACGCTGCGCTCGGTCTCTGGCTGCGGTGCGGCTCCTACTCCGCCCAGCACCTCCTCGAAGGCTTCGTCCCCAAGGACATCGTGAAGCCCTTCAAGGGCACACCCGCCCAGGTACGGAAGCTGATCGAAGCCGGCCTGTGGCACGAGGCCGGGCACGACTGCAAGAAGTGCCCGCAGCCCACCGACGGATACATGATCCACGACTTCTTCGAGGGCGGCCGGAACACCACCCGAGCACAGCACGAAGCCAACAAGCAGGGCGCCGCAGAGCGCGCCGCGAAGAGCCGCGCGAACCGAAAAGCAGCCGGAAATGAAACCGATTCGGATCCAAAAGCGAACCGAAATGGAGACGGATCCGATTCAAATCACGTTCAGAATGACACCCACTTTTCGGGTTCCACCGCAGGTCAGGAGGACCTGTCACACCGCACGCCCGCTGACGGCGTCACACATACCCATGCCACTGCCACGCCTTTGCCGGGTACTTCCTCCGGAAGTACCCCTGTAGCTGCAGCACGCGGGGGCGAGCCCGAGATCCGCTCCTGGGACACCCTCGGCGACCTGAAGCGCGCCATCGCCGCAGCCGGAATCACCGGCGTCAGCTGGAACCTCCAGGCATCCCAGATCGAACGAGCCCGCCAAGTCTGCGAGCGCATCGGCCTCGGCCCCATGGTTGCCATGGCAGTCAGCAATGCCAGCTACCGCGGCACACCAGGCAGCGCGAGCGCATGGCTCTCCGGCTGGGAGTCCCTTGAGCCCGAGGCCGTGCCTCCGCCGCCCGGCAGCCAGCTGCCCGCCGAACTCGGGGGCAACGTTCTCCGCTTCACCCCCGGCCAGCGTCCCTCCACCACCGACGCCCGCGTGAACCAGGCCCTTGAGGCCGGTCGCCGCCTCCAGGCCATCCACGACGCACAGACCCAGGAGAACCAGTGATCAGCTTCGAAGAAGCGGGCAGGCTCCTTGGCCTCGCCGCAGCCCGCGACCAGCGCACCGTCGGCGACGCCGACATCCTCGCCTGGCACGCCGACCTCAACGCCGCGAACGTCACCTACCCGGTAGCCGAGCAGGCCCTCACTCGGTTCTACGCCAAGGACATGGCCAGCCTGGAGCCCGACCAGCGGCGCCGGGTCACGACGCCGGACATCATCGGTATCGCCCGCAAGATCCGCGCCGAACGGGTGGCCGACTTCGTTTACGAGCCGCCGCCCGGCGACGAAGACCCGCACTACCTCCGGCGGCTCCGTAACCAGCTGGAAGCCACCGCGAATGGTGAACGCCCCGCTGCCCCCGAGCGGCTGGCGATTTCCTCCGGGAAGCCCCGCGACGTGAAGGCGCTCACCGACCTCATCGGCCGCACCGTTCCGGACGAGCCCGGCGAGGAGGAGGCGGCGGCCGAGGTCGTCGCCATCCGCCGGCCCGGACCGCTCGGCGTCGCCTGCCCGACATGCAAGGCGGCAATAGGGCGCCCCTGCAAGGTGGATGGCTTCAGCGACAAGCGGCGCCCTCGGGAGCTGAAGAAGCCGCACACCGCCCGCGGCCGAGTCGCCCGAGGCGAACCCGCCTCCACCGAGACACCCGAGGAAATCGAGCGCCGCCGCGCCGCCTCCCTGGCCGCCCTTGAACGCCTCTCCGAGAACCAGACCGAAGCCCAGGA from Streptomyces sp. NBC_01591 includes:
- a CDS encoding helix-turn-helix domain-containing protein; this encodes MRQPQPTFEVDGAVIRHRRMQMGLEMSELAERADISRRYLSHLENGTRTHMRPRRYTALCKALNADTEALLAPQRTHTPKE
- a CDS encoding DNA-binding protein, with the protein product MPGDKYEKYGRPIPPADPNQEYMTVQETAHVLSCSVSWLRRFLKEHPKMHARQGRRIVTNRADRDAIYAANRMGGTAHRGSKRRTRRARPARSTSQVQAAA
- a CDS encoding DNA polymerase III subunit beta family protein, encoding MSVTINAHQLGRLIDKVRGHIGDEYVEVLHGIRLDVDATDLHAVATDRFTIAAARYRLNDDDKNGEAFARTIPASWLKPLREWLDAQEGNLTVTIGTETSRLVFATPHAEMRVPVSDSLEYPDWRSLLRGVAANIPTIYALPIVDSRMLARWADAGDALRVRVTTDLKAFMVFGKDFIGAQAPKRYTGVGPCEDETFEQALGLWPSIFADSDEVADMDADMPVEEKPRYEAASTIPDMVESLLQQTLRSTSDLLGAPSKDAGAIASYATAGVNAWSAYRFLAALHQADPRLAAQTVAELGEELDAGDFGENAWDIAKAAGHDPQKWSDDYEAHLKKLAEKRATKQNAA
- a CDS encoding recombinase RecT gives rise to the protein MSQISNAIAQRDEGNLVQQYRADFTQVLPSHIKPDQWVRVATGLLRRNPDLARAAQRNPGSFLAAMLDCARLGLEPGDTYHLVPMGGEITGITDYTGLVELMYRSGAISTVISQVVYAGDDFQWEPGITERPQHKANWFGDRGDMVGAYAYAVFKDGATSDVVVRSRAEIEKVRAVSKTAKSGASPWNQWPDRMWKKTVLRELAKTVPTSAEYRTLQAQAARTAQAAPVLAPLPAVPPAPQQDYDEGPIDAEFVDEP
- a CDS encoding helix-turn-helix domain-containing protein, with product MPPRDLTRLAQAVKARRLQLGLARKKAADEVGMSKDTWQRVEEAKPVRALNYAKIDRVLGWATGTCEAVGDGGDPVPAEESGSASGVTIADATERDLTVQRVVESASIGVTDLSASEIRALSARIVEDLKKAGVI
- a CDS encoding DNA cytosine methyltransferase, giving the protein MALTNLRTLDGDTTDGFAGAGGSSEGARQAGITVRTALNHWRLAVDVHQANHPDTAHDCADISQVDPRRYPTTTFAWFSPSCTNHSIAQGKKRHQDATPDLFGEILPDDAAERSRATMWDVVRFAEFHEYRAIIVENVVDAREWILWPAWIAGMQALGYQFKLVCLNSMHATALGPGAPQSRDRMYVVLWRNGETRPDFDKWLRPMAHCTQCDRTVRAVQAWKNPRRTYGKYKTQYVWRCPTVRCHAEVFPAVRPATDAIDWTLPATRIGDRIRPLAEKTMKRIRDGFTAYGVPLLVPVEGREGKVARSANLPMRTCTARNETGLAVPPYIVELRGGGSTHRLASQPLATVCASGNHHGLLPGGEVTDVDDLGFRMLAPAEYAAAMEFPGNYIWLGNKRERVRMAGNAVTPPAARDLFAMVAEAILGTRYEPLSLAA
- a CDS encoding tyrosine-type recombinase/integrase, which produces MPHVEWRGGTCRVKWWTGEYLANGRKRHESKGGFTDEDVALQYGMDMEYEVRHGVNITNRDGAIPMSDWLDAWYGSLDLAHRSMVNYESVIRVHIKPYFARRTVGEIGIMDHRAFKKHLKTVLPSENSRKAVLNVFSMAMDDAVNAELRKTSPVERHRRRGKYTKKKRERKKDMTPAAVEALARNAHAVFGPAGYVFMWTMAATGMRPAELYGLTREYCYPAWPGSDLRVDPDEAERYAEDVGRYGKGEGLMPAIRVERQVQYEGGGLQFFPPKYESLRTLVVPPFLAEMLERLLKEHDSRWVFPSISGGNLRSANFDHKYWRPIADGAKADEGPRWPGERLALPEVPAFTGKRLYLIRHGAKSWLDEDGHSRFAVESRMGHEVPGVEGVYSSVTVPMERAIMKTLQERWESVPGRMGDAAWG
- a CDS encoding YqaJ viral recombinase family nuclease, whose translation is MTAFNPPTGVLLGCYIPGTKAWNEARAGLCITATEIAAVTGLSPWASRFSLWHKKAGLPTPPFETNPAVEWGNRLEDAVAQKFADEHPELELRTTGTWRHRDRDWQRATPDRIAQDRLVEVKTSPFGDGWGPAGSDEIPIYYRCQVQWQLDTLGLDVCHVALLVSGHDYREYVIEYDETDAKVMRDAAEEFLNDVRQGNRPSIDGTEATYQTIRVQPTGREDVDVEISAECAADYDIAQQAYRAADTELTRARGQILDAIGTGYRAVHGDRRIAYRTVKDDGTTLALQPYRGTHA
- a CDS encoding phiSA1p31-related protein produces the protein MTPYSHDGVTFDLDIPHADVIGVEWIWTGDWADGEPLLRCRSDRSDCQTAQPLPTVYRDHGPLIPISRPTAGQYRAAVDPDYADTVAARYVETPAAFGARLATQTIPQAPGRVLAPSPMEQTGFRAFIHSLKGARNA